A window from Nocardioides mesophilus encodes these proteins:
- the ptsP gene encoding phosphoenolpyruvate--protein phosphotransferase: protein MTQITSGAAATSDTLQGTPVVPGVAFGPVVVATTEISPDAIAAFEQQDLSADDATERLDAAVGVVAQRLADRAASTEGSAAEVLAATAGLARDRGLRSAVVGRLGQGTGLLAAVAESVEQFAELFTQMGGVMAERVTDLRDLGRRLTSEIVGEPEPGVPTPEVPSVLVAEDLAPADTALLDGTLVLALVTERGGPTSHTAIIARQLGIPCVVAVPGALGLRSGSQVLVDGVSGVIEVDPDPTDAAERVARAEQRRALLEAWTGPAATSDGTAVKVLANVADRASAQHAAQAPVEGSGLFRTELCFLNRKDEPSVEEQAELYGGVLTAFGPDRTVVVRTLDAGSDKPVAFATLAGEENPALGVRGLRLSFGNPGLLERQLDAIAMAAEQTGTRPWVMAPMVATVEEARAFAEQVRGRGLPAGVMVEVPSAALLAHRFLEVVDFLSIGTNDLTQYTMAADRMAADLAHLTDPWQPAVLALVAITAEAGRQAGKPVGVCGEAAADPLLATALVGMGVTSLSMASAAVRPVGAQLAEVSMDVCEQAAEVALAAVDPAAGRDAVRALIAPA, encoded by the coding sequence ATGACGCAGATCACTTCCGGAGCCGCTGCCACCTCCGACACGTTGCAGGGCACCCCCGTGGTTCCCGGGGTCGCCTTCGGCCCCGTGGTCGTGGCCACCACCGAGATCTCGCCGGACGCGATCGCCGCGTTCGAGCAGCAGGACCTCTCCGCCGACGACGCGACCGAGCGGCTCGACGCCGCCGTCGGCGTGGTGGCGCAGCGGCTCGCCGACCGGGCGGCCTCCACCGAGGGCTCGGCGGCCGAGGTGCTCGCCGCGACCGCCGGGCTCGCCCGCGACCGGGGCCTCCGCTCGGCCGTCGTGGGCCGGCTCGGACAGGGCACCGGGCTGCTCGCCGCGGTGGCCGAGAGCGTCGAGCAGTTCGCCGAGCTGTTCACCCAGATGGGCGGCGTGATGGCCGAGCGGGTCACCGACCTGCGCGACCTCGGCCGCCGGCTGACCTCGGAGATCGTCGGCGAGCCGGAGCCCGGCGTACCCACCCCCGAGGTGCCCTCGGTGCTGGTCGCCGAGGACCTCGCCCCCGCCGACACCGCCCTGCTCGACGGCACCCTCGTGCTCGCCCTGGTGACGGAGCGTGGCGGCCCGACCAGCCACACGGCGATCATCGCGCGTCAGCTCGGCATCCCCTGCGTGGTCGCCGTGCCGGGGGCGCTCGGCCTGCGTTCCGGCAGCCAGGTGCTCGTCGACGGCGTCTCCGGGGTGATCGAGGTCGACCCCGACCCCACGGACGCCGCGGAACGAGTGGCCCGCGCCGAGCAGCGCCGCGCCCTCCTCGAGGCCTGGACCGGGCCGGCCGCCACCAGCGACGGCACCGCGGTCAAGGTGCTGGCCAACGTCGCGGACCGGGCCTCGGCCCAGCACGCCGCGCAGGCCCCGGTGGAGGGCAGCGGGCTGTTCCGCACCGAGCTGTGCTTCCTCAACCGCAAGGACGAGCCGTCGGTGGAGGAGCAGGCCGAGCTGTACGGCGGCGTGCTCACTGCGTTCGGCCCGGACCGGACGGTCGTGGTGCGCACGCTCGACGCCGGCTCGGACAAGCCGGTGGCCTTCGCGACGCTCGCGGGGGAGGAGAACCCGGCCCTCGGGGTGCGGGGGCTCCGGCTCTCCTTCGGCAACCCCGGGCTGCTCGAGCGGCAGCTCGACGCCATCGCGATGGCTGCCGAGCAGACCGGCACCCGGCCCTGGGTGATGGCGCCGATGGTGGCCACCGTCGAGGAGGCGAGGGCGTTCGCCGAGCAGGTCCGCGGGCGCGGGCTGCCGGCCGGGGTGATGGTGGAGGTGCCCAGCGCCGCGCTGCTGGCGCACCGGTTCCTCGAGGTCGTGGACTTCCTCTCGATCGGCACCAACGACCTGACCCAGTACACGATGGCCGCGGACCGGATGGCCGCGGACCTGGCGCACCTGACCGACCCGTGGCAGCCGGCCGTGCTGGCGCTCGTCGCAATCACCGCCGAGGCCGGCCGGCAGGCGGGCAAGCCGGTGGGGGTCTGCGGCGAGGCGGCGGCGGACCCGCTGCTCGCCACCGCCCTGGTGGGGATGGGGGTGACCTCGTTGTCGATGGCCTCGGCCGCCGTCCGTCCGGTCGGGGCGCAGCTCGCCGAGGTCTCCATGGACGTCTGCGAGCAGGCCGCCGAGGTGGCGCTCGCGGCGGTCGACCCGGCCGCCGGCCGCGACGCGGTGCGGGCGCTCATCGCGCCGGCCTGA
- a CDS encoding molybdopterin-dependent oxidoreductase, with product MANRSGTVHGVCNLCEAICGLLLTVEDGRVSGVRGNPADPLSRGHVCPKALALPDLHEDPHRLRHPVRRTADGWQELGWDEALDLVADRLAGTARDHGRDAVGVYLGNPNVHSLGSMTHGTAMVRSLRTRNTYSATSVDQLPHQLVAHLLYGHQLLLPVPDLDRTSYFLVLGANPMASNGSLMTAPDFPNRVRELHARGGRMVVLDPRHTETARVADEHHFVRPGSDAFVLLALLHVILGEGGERPAPYVDGLDAVRRAVEPFTPERAESRSGLAASEVRRIAHELAAADAAAVYGRVGVSVQEFGLVSQWAVQVLNAVTGNLDRPGGVMLTRPAVDVVGRRLFGRGHHGLWRSRVRSLPEFSGELPVATLADEILTPGEGQVRTLVTVAGNPVSSTPGGDRLDRALAGLDFMVAVDVYVNETTRHADVILPPTTALERDHYDLVFHALAVRDTARFTPAVLPKPEGAMHDWEIYRELTLRTARRSAGRPPLRARLVRAARMRLSPTRTLDLLLRTGERRLSLRRLRAAPDGLDLGPLEPHLPERLQTPGKRIDLAQPLVLDDLARLEAAPAPDPDTLLLIGRRHQRDCNSWMHNAERLTRGRPRHQLLAHPDDLAARGLLDGSTVRVSSRVGSVEVEVSASTTMMPGVVSLPHGYGHRRAGVLMAGATALPGASINDLTDPERLDVSGNAVLNGTPVTLSAC from the coding sequence ATGGCGAACCGGTCCGGCACCGTGCACGGCGTGTGCAACCTCTGCGAGGCCATCTGCGGCCTGCTGCTCACCGTCGAGGACGGCCGGGTGAGCGGCGTGCGCGGCAACCCCGCCGACCCGCTCTCGCGGGGGCACGTCTGCCCCAAGGCGCTCGCGTTGCCGGACCTGCACGAGGACCCCCACCGGCTGCGCCACCCCGTGCGCCGCACCGCCGACGGCTGGCAGGAGCTCGGCTGGGACGAGGCGCTCGACCTCGTCGCGGACCGCCTCGCCGGCACCGCGCGCGATCACGGCCGGGACGCGGTGGGGGTCTACCTCGGCAACCCCAACGTGCACAGCCTCGGGTCGATGACCCACGGCACCGCGATGGTGAGGTCGCTGCGCACCCGCAACACCTACTCCGCCACCTCCGTCGACCAGCTGCCGCACCAGCTCGTGGCCCACCTCCTCTACGGGCACCAGCTGCTGCTGCCGGTGCCGGACCTGGACCGGACCAGCTACTTCCTGGTGCTCGGCGCCAACCCGATGGCCTCCAACGGCAGCCTGATGACCGCCCCGGACTTCCCGAACCGGGTCCGCGAGCTGCACGCGCGCGGCGGCCGGATGGTGGTGCTCGACCCCCGGCACACCGAGACCGCCCGGGTCGCCGACGAGCACCACTTCGTCCGGCCGGGCTCGGACGCGTTCGTGCTGCTCGCGCTGCTGCACGTGATCCTCGGAGAGGGAGGGGAGCGGCCGGCGCCGTACGTCGACGGCCTGGACGCCGTACGCCGGGCCGTCGAGCCGTTCACGCCGGAGCGGGCCGAGAGCCGCAGCGGCCTGGCCGCGTCCGAGGTCCGGCGGATCGCGCACGAGCTCGCCGCCGCCGACGCCGCAGCGGTCTACGGCCGGGTCGGCGTCTCGGTGCAGGAGTTCGGCCTGGTCAGCCAGTGGGCCGTGCAGGTGCTCAACGCCGTCACCGGCAACCTGGACCGGCCGGGCGGGGTGATGCTCACCCGACCGGCCGTGGACGTGGTCGGCCGTCGCCTGTTCGGCCGCGGGCACCACGGGCTGTGGCGCAGCCGGGTGCGCAGCCTGCCGGAGTTCTCCGGAGAGCTGCCGGTCGCCACGCTGGCCGACGAGATCCTCACCCCGGGCGAGGGGCAGGTGCGGACGCTCGTCACGGTCGCCGGCAACCCGGTCTCCTCGACGCCCGGCGGCGACCGGCTCGACCGGGCGCTGGCCGGGCTCGACTTCATGGTCGCCGTGGACGTCTACGTCAACGAGACCACCCGGCACGCCGACGTCATCCTGCCGCCGACGACCGCCCTCGAGCGTGACCACTACGACCTCGTCTTCCACGCACTGGCCGTCCGCGACACCGCCCGGTTCACCCCGGCGGTGCTGCCCAAGCCGGAGGGGGCGATGCACGACTGGGAGATCTACCGCGAGCTCACCCTGCGCACCGCCCGGCGCTCGGCGGGCCGCCCGCCGCTGCGCGCGCGGCTGGTCCGGGCCGCCCGGATGCGGCTCTCCCCCACCCGCACCCTCGACCTGCTGCTGCGCACCGGCGAGCGCCGGCTCTCTTTGCGGCGGCTGCGGGCCGCCCCCGACGGGCTCGACCTCGGGCCGCTGGAGCCGCACCTGCCCGAGCGGCTGCAGACGCCGGGGAAGCGGATCGACCTCGCGCAGCCGCTCGTGCTCGACGACCTGGCCCGGCTGGAGGCGGCACCCGCGCCGGATCCCGACACGCTGCTGCTGATCGGGCGGCGGCACCAGCGTGACTGCAACTCCTGGATGCACAACGCCGAGCGGCTCACCCGCGGCCGGCCACGCCACCAGCTGTTGGCCCACCCCGACGACCTGGCCGCGCGCGGCCTCCTCGACGGCAGCACCGTCCGGGTGAGCTCACGGGTCGGCTCGGTCGAGGTCGAGGTCAGCGCGAGCACGACGATGATGCCGGGGGTGGTCAGCCTCCCGCACGGCTACGGGCACCGGCGCGCGGGCGTGCTGATGGCGGGCGCCACCGCGCTGCCCGGGGCGTCGATCAACGACCTCACCGACCCCGAGCGCCTCGACGTCAGCGGCAACGCCGTGCTCAACGGGACCCCGGTGACGCTGAGCGCCTGCTGA
- the rpsO gene encoding 30S ribosomal protein S15, which yields MATGTDAETKKKIIAEYATTEGDTGSPEVQVALLTHRIAHLTEHLKEHKHDHHSRRGLLLLVGQRRRLLNYMQKEDINRYRSMIERLGLRR from the coding sequence GTGGCCACTGGTACCGACGCGGAGACCAAGAAGAAGATCATCGCCGAGTATGCAACGACCGAGGGCGACACCGGCTCGCCGGAAGTCCAGGTCGCGCTGCTCACGCACCGGATCGCTCACCTGACCGAGCACCTCAAGGAGCACAAGCACGACCACCACAGCCGTCGTGGTCTGCTGCTCCTGGTCGGCCAGCGCCGTCGCCTTCTGAACTACATGCAGAAGGAAGACATCAACCGTTACCGCTCGATGATCGAGCGGCTCGGCCTGCGCCGTTGA
- a CDS encoding polyribonucleotide nucleotidyltransferase, protein MEGPEIYAVETVIDNGSHGQRTVKFETGLLARQAAGSVTAYLDDDTMLLSATTAGKHPKEHFDFFPLTIDVEERMYAAGRIPGSFFRREGRPSEDAILTCRLIDRPLRPTFKKGLRNEVQVVITVLALDPNTPYDVLAINAASLSTQISGLPFSGPVGGTRVALIDGQWVAFPTHSQLENAVFDMVVAGRVTDTGDVAIMMVEAESTEQTWNLVQSGVQAPTEEVVAGGLDAAKPVIKQLCEAQAELAKQAAKPIQEFPVFLDYEDDVYAAVESAASADLAPALAVTGKLEREAALDAVKEDVLAKVGADFEGREKEIGAAFRSLTKKLVRERVLRDKVRMDGRGLSDIRTLSAEVGVIPRVHGSALFERGETQILGVTTLNMLTMEQKLDTLSPEKSRRYLHNYNFPPYSTGETGRVGSPKRREIGHGALAGRALVPVLPTREEFPYAIRQVSEAMGSNGSTSMGSVCASTLSLLQAGVPLKAPVAGIAMGLISGEVDGETVYVALTDILGAEDAFGDMDFKVAGTPDFVTALQLDTKLDGIPADVLAAALNQAKDARTAILEVMAEAIDTPGEMSLNAPRIITVKIPVDKIGEVIGPKGKMINQIQDDTGAQISIEDDGTIYIGATNGESAEAARSIINGIANPTMPEVGERYLGTVVKTTNFGAFVSLLPGKDGLLHISKLRALAGGKRVEAVEDVLSVGQKVQVEIGEIDDRGKLSLIPVVEESAAPAGDADDAGDAGDSE, encoded by the coding sequence ATGGAGGGACCCGAGATCTACGCTGTCGAAACCGTGATCGACAACGGTTCGCACGGACAGCGCACCGTCAAGTTCGAGACCGGGCTGCTGGCCCGGCAGGCCGCCGGATCGGTGACTGCCTACCTCGACGACGACACCATGCTGCTGTCGGCCACCACGGCCGGCAAGCACCCCAAGGAACACTTCGACTTCTTCCCCCTCACGATCGACGTGGAGGAGCGGATGTACGCCGCGGGCCGGATCCCCGGCTCGTTCTTCCGGCGCGAGGGCCGGCCGTCCGAGGACGCCATCCTCACCTGCCGGCTGATCGACCGACCGCTGCGCCCGACCTTCAAGAAGGGTCTGCGCAACGAGGTCCAGGTCGTCATCACGGTGCTGGCGCTCGACCCGAACACCCCGTACGACGTGCTCGCCATCAACGCCGCCTCGCTCTCCACCCAGATCTCCGGCCTGCCGTTCTCCGGCCCGGTCGGCGGCACCCGGGTGGCGCTGATCGACGGCCAGTGGGTGGCCTTCCCGACCCACAGCCAGCTCGAGAACGCCGTCTTCGACATGGTCGTGGCCGGTCGGGTCACCGACACCGGCGACGTCGCGATCATGATGGTCGAGGCCGAGTCCACCGAGCAGACGTGGAACCTCGTGCAGTCCGGCGTCCAGGCGCCGACCGAGGAGGTCGTGGCCGGTGGCCTCGACGCCGCCAAGCCGGTCATCAAGCAGCTGTGCGAGGCGCAGGCCGAGCTGGCCAAGCAGGCCGCCAAGCCGATCCAGGAGTTCCCGGTCTTCCTCGACTACGAGGACGACGTCTACGCCGCCGTGGAGAGCGCCGCGAGCGCCGACCTGGCGCCGGCGCTGGCCGTCACCGGCAAGCTCGAGCGCGAAGCAGCCCTCGACGCGGTCAAGGAGGACGTGCTGGCCAAGGTCGGCGCGGACTTCGAGGGTCGCGAGAAGGAGATCGGCGCCGCGTTCCGGTCGCTGACCAAGAAGCTGGTCCGCGAGCGCGTGCTGCGCGACAAGGTCCGCATGGACGGCCGCGGCCTGAGCGACATCCGGACGCTGTCGGCCGAGGTCGGCGTGATCCCGCGCGTGCACGGCTCGGCGCTTTTCGAGCGCGGCGAGACCCAGATCCTGGGCGTCACCACGCTGAACATGCTGACCATGGAGCAGAAGCTCGACACCCTCTCCCCGGAGAAGAGCCGCCGCTACCTGCACAACTACAACTTCCCGCCCTACTCGACCGGTGAGACCGGCCGGGTGGGCTCGCCGAAGCGGCGCGAGATCGGCCACGGTGCGCTGGCCGGCCGGGCGCTGGTGCCGGTGCTGCCGACCCGCGAGGAGTTCCCCTACGCGATCCGTCAGGTCTCCGAGGCCATGGGCTCCAACGGGTCCACCTCGATGGGCTCGGTCTGCGCCTCGACGCTGTCGCTGCTGCAGGCGGGCGTGCCGCTGAAGGCACCGGTCGCGGGCATCGCGATGGGCCTGATCTCCGGTGAGGTCGACGGCGAGACGGTCTACGTCGCGCTGACCGACATCCTCGGGGCCGAGGACGCCTTCGGCGACATGGACTTCAAGGTCGCCGGCACCCCGGACTTCGTCACCGCCCTCCAGCTCGACACCAAGCTCGACGGCATCCCCGCCGACGTGCTGGCGGCGGCGCTGAACCAGGCCAAGGACGCTCGGACCGCGATCCTCGAGGTGATGGCCGAGGCCATCGACACCCCGGGCGAGATGTCGCTCAACGCGCCGCGGATCATCACGGTGAAGATCCCGGTCGACAAGATCGGTGAGGTGATCGGCCCCAAGGGCAAGATGATCAACCAGATCCAGGACGACACCGGTGCGCAGATCAGCATCGAGGACGACGGCACCATCTACATCGGTGCCACCAACGGCGAGTCCGCCGAGGCCGCCCGCTCGATCATCAACGGCATCGCGAACCCGACGATGCCCGAGGTCGGCGAGCGCTACCTCGGCACGGTCGTGAAGACGACCAACTTCGGCGCGTTCGTCTCGCTGCTGCCCGGCAAGGACGGCCTGCTGCACATCAGCAAGCTGCGCGCGCTGGCCGGCGGCAAGCGTGTCGAGGCCGTCGAGGACGTCTTGTCCGTGGGCCAGAAGGTCCAGGTCGAGATCGGCGAGATCGACGACCGGGGCAAGCTGTCGCTGATCCCGGTGGTCGAGGAGTCCGCGGCTCCGGCCGGCGACGCCGACGACGCTGGCGACGCCGGCGACTCGGAGTAG
- the dapB gene encoding 4-hydroxy-tetrahydrodipicolinate reductase produces MKVGVLGARGRVGTAVCLAVGEQDDLELVAEVDAGDALEQLVESGAEAVVDFTHPDVVMENLRFCIEHGIHAVVGTTGFDDARWDQLRGWLAEAPGTGVLVAPNFSIGAVLMMRFAAEAAPYFESVEIVELHHPDKADAPSGTAARTAALVAAARRAAGSGPIPDATTSALEGARGAEVEGIRVHGLRIRGLVAHQEVILGGPGETLTIRHDSLDRVSFTPGVLLGLRRIREFPGLTVGLEPFLDLD; encoded by the coding sequence ATGAAGGTCGGGGTCCTCGGGGCCCGGGGCAGGGTCGGCACGGCTGTCTGCCTGGCCGTCGGGGAGCAGGACGACCTCGAGCTGGTCGCCGAGGTCGACGCCGGCGACGCGTTGGAGCAGCTGGTCGAGTCCGGGGCCGAAGCGGTGGTGGACTTCACCCACCCGGACGTGGTGATGGAGAACCTCCGGTTCTGCATCGAGCACGGCATCCATGCGGTGGTCGGCACCACCGGCTTCGACGACGCCCGCTGGGACCAGCTGCGCGGCTGGCTGGCCGAGGCCCCGGGCACCGGCGTGCTGGTGGCCCCGAACTTCTCGATCGGCGCGGTGCTGATGATGCGCTTCGCGGCCGAGGCAGCGCCGTACTTCGAGTCCGTGGAGATCGTCGAGCTGCACCACCCCGACAAGGCGGACGCCCCGTCGGGCACCGCGGCCCGGACCGCCGCCCTGGTCGCGGCCGCCCGCCGCGCGGCCGGCTCGGGGCCGATCCCCGACGCCACCACGTCCGCGCTCGAGGGCGCTCGGGGTGCCGAGGTCGAGGGGATCCGCGTGCACGGGCTGCGGATCCGCGGGCTCGTCGCGCACCAGGAGGTCATCCTGGGCGGCCCCGGCGAGACGCTCACGATCCGGCACGACTCGCTCGACCGGGTCTCGTTCACGCCCGGCGTGCTGCTCGGTCTGCGCCGGATCCGCGAGTTCCCCGGCCTCACGGTCGGGCTCGAGCCGTTCCTGGACCTGGACTGA